From a single Brassica oleracea var. oleracea cultivar TO1000 chromosome C5, BOL, whole genome shotgun sequence genomic region:
- the LOC106344731 gene encoding uncharacterized protein LOC106344731, with amino-acid sequence MAEQRDSLSTLSITQCVTLTLSYSNYLLWKTQFESFFSSQSLLEFINGSSPRPAPTATVQNGDVVTEEANPEFVKWIRKDQLLMAWLFGSLTKEALRSVYGLQSAQEVWFSLGKKYNMVYATRKLDLQRKLQGLKKTQKTMAEYLSEVKSVCDQLDSIRCPVSDQEMIYGAPSRLDKEYESICTVMEHFMDSVPEMSFEDAVFKLVNFDDKLKVYSQAPEVTPHLAFHTDRGYSNRGRGYYNNRGSHSCGSGDSGSYSTRGRSFHQLFSGPNSTNRPQCQICGRFGHTAVHCYNRFDQNYQSAETLHNALTTVKLSDQHQHNGQEWYPDSAASSHITNDGSRLQSSEPYLDVLVCPNIRKSLPSVAKLTSDYPCELTFDNESVLVKDKMTKQLVETQFQCRIKKFQCDGGGEFIGKSFLTHLAQSGIKQLISCPHTPQQNGLSERKHRHLTDLGLTMMYNGKVPHHLWVEAFFSSVFLINLLPSSVLSDHKSPYEMLNKRQPVYTALRVFGYKCFPSLRPYMQHKLDPKSLVFVFLRYNEKYKGYWCYYPPTGRVFITRHVLFDENSFPFGDIYSSYHAKSSSALLNAWQDASLIRQHSTQISPNTEEELVHCPQTVEGTATAPQVVLPVPSPPHPGSPASVSATESDETMTNNQQAEVHEEEVQQPQPVHPMTTRAKAGISKPNPKYALFTVKD; translated from the exons ATGGCTGAACAACGAGATTCTCTTTCGACTCTAAGTATAACACAATGTGTCACTCTAACACTCTCATATTCAAACTATCTTCTTTGGAAAACTCAGTTTGAATCTTTTTTTTCTAGTCAGTCTCTTCTCGAATTCATCAATGGCTCCTCTCCTCGACCAGCACCAACAGCCACAGTGCAGAATGGTGACGTAGTTACAGAGGAAGCAAATCCGGAGTTTGTCAAATGGATCAGGAAAGATCAGTTGCTTATGGCGTGGTTGTTTGGTTCTCTAACTAAAGAGGCTCTTCGGTCTGTGTATGGTCTTCAGTCTGCTCAAGAAGTGTGGTTCAGTCTCGGTAAGAAGTACAACATGGTGTATGCTACACGCAAGCTTGACCTTCAGAGAAAGCTTCAGGGTCTGAAGAAGACTCAGAAGACGATGGCTGAGTATCTCAGTGAGGTAAAAAGTGTTTGTGATCAATTAGATTCAATCAGATGTCCTGTATCAGACCAAGAAATGATTTATGGCGCTCCCAGCCGTCTTGACAAGGAGTATGAGTCTATCTGTACGGTCATGGAGCACTTTATGGACTCTGTTCCGGAAATGAGCTTTGAAGATGCGGTGTTTAAACTGGTTAACTTTGATGATAAACTCAAGGTTTACAGTCAAGCTCCAGAGGTTACACCTCACTTGGCGTTTCACACTGATAGAGGTTATTCCAACAGAGGTCGTGGCTACTACAACAACAGAGGAAGTCATAGTTGTGGCTCTGGTGATTCTGGATCTTACTCAACGCGTGGAAGGAGCTTTCATCAGCTGTTCTCCGGCCCCAACTCCACCAATAGGCCTCAATGTCAAATATGTGGTCGTTTTGGTCATACTGCGGTGCACTGTTACAATAGGTTTGATCAGAACTACCAGTCCGCTGAAACTCTTCACAACGCCCTTACCACGGTTAAGCTCTCAGATCAACACCAACACAATGGACAGGAGTGGTATCCTGATTCAGCGGCCTCATCTCACATCACTAATGATGGGTCACGGTTGCAGTCTTCAGAGCCTTATCTTG ATGTGTTGGTTTGTCCTAATATTAGAAAGTCTTTACCGTCAGTCGCGAAGCTTACTTCAGACTATCCTTGTGAATTGACTTTTGACAATGAATCTGTGTTGGTTAAGGACAAAATGACAAAGCAG CTTGTAGAGACTCAGTTCCAGTGCAGAATAAAAAAGTTTCAGTGTGATGGTGGTGGGGAGTTCATCGGTAAAAGTTTTCTTACACACTTGGCTCAGTCTGGCATCAAACAATTGATCTCTTGTCCTCACACACCACAACAAAACGGGTTGTCAGAGAGGAAACACAGACACCTTACTGATTTGGGGTTGACAATGATGTACAATGGGAAAGTTCCTCACCATCTTTGGGTCGAAGCTTTCTTCTCATCTGTCTTTCTGATCAATCTCTTACCATCTTCAGTGTTGTCTGATCACAAAAGTCCTTATGAGATGCTCAATAAAAGACAACCTGTGTATACGGCGTTGAGAGTATTTGGTTACAAGTGTTTTCCTTCTCTACGTCCTTATATGCAACATAAGTTGGATCCCAAGTCCTTAGTCTTTGTATTTCTTAGATATAATGAGAAGTACAAAGGCTATTGGTGTTATTATCCACCTACTGGGAGAGTATTCATCACCAGACATGTATTGTTTGATGAAAACTCTTTTCCATTCGGTGATATATACAGTAGCTATCATGCTAAATCTTCCTCTGCCCTGCTCAATGCTTGGCAAGATGCCTCTCTGATCCGTCAACACTCTACTCAGATAAGTCCAAACACTGAAGAAGAGCTTGTACATTGTCCACAGACTGTTGAAGGTACAGCTACTGCACCTCAGGTCGTTCTACCAGTACCATCTCCTCCTCACCCTGGATCGCCAGCTTCTGTTTCAGCGACTGAATCAGATGAAACAATGACCAATAATCAACAGGCGGAAGTACATGAAGAAGAAGTTCAACAACCTCAACCTGTTCATCCAATGACTACAAGAGCCAAGGCAGGTATCAGTAAACCAAATCCAAAGTATGCTCTATTTACTGTAAAAGATTAG
- the LOC106295591 gene encoding lysine-specific demethylase JMJ18 produces the protein MEHLSVAQSQSEINEDMSLKNHPPDKDTDKDTSMEQPTSPRHRKVLARWLPDEAQRPIVDEAPVFSPSLEEFEDTLAYIEKIRPLAEPYGICRIIPPPTWTPPCRLKEKTIWEHTKFPTRIQNVDLLQNREPMKKKPKSRKRKRRRNSRMGSSRRRSASASASGSGSGSSPSEPASSPEAEEKFGFNSGSDFTLEEFEKYAQHFREAYFEKKDSVGETKFTPSVEDIEGEYWRIVEQPTDEVEVYYGADLENVVLGSGFYKKGDRDMDQYVVSGWNLNNLPRLPGSVLSFEDCNISGVLVPWLYVGMCFSSFCWHVEDHHLYSLNYHHFGEPKVWYGVPGSNATALEKAMRKHLPDLFEEQPDLLHGLVTQFSPSILKDEGVQVYRVVQNAGEYVLTFPRAYHAGFNCGFNCAEAVNVAPVDWLAHGQNAVELYSKETRKTSLSHDKLLLGAAYEAVKALWELSASSVGNESTTNLRWKSFCGKNGTLTNAVQARLRMEEERLADIDRESSSLVKMEKDFDSNCERECFSCFYDLHLSASGCKCSPDEYACLKHSDDLCSCEEKDRFVLLRYTMDELSSLVRALEGESDDLKIWASKVLGVQHSDEYQNKTISVIKEEEDKKLKEGSFDLNIDLELDCLENPKEEEVSTSGEINTSENFSASVEPINLGFLIFGKLWCNKHAILPKGFTSRVKFYNVLDPTRMSYYISEVLDAGLMGPLFRVTLEESPDESFFNVSAQQCWEMVLQRVKHTSTNLGLTTLPRLESINGLQMFGLLSQSTVQAIEALDPNHRLIEYWNHKNQTQSESKDHFISSNCSVSLTKGKLFGVDLM, from the exons ATGGAACATCTCAGTGTTGCTCAATCACAATCTGAGATCAACGAG GATATGTCTCTGAAGAATCATCCACCAGACAAGGATACGGACAAAGACACTAGCATGGAACAACCTACTAGTCCACGTCATCGAAAG GTTCTTGCTAGATGGTTACCAGATGAAGCGCAGAGACCAATCGTTGATGAAGCTCCTGTTTTCTCTCCATCATTAGAG GAGTTTGAAGATACACTTGCATATATAGAAAAGATACGTCCACTAGCGGAGCCATATGGTATCTGTCGAATCATCCCACCACCAACATGGACGCCTCCTTGCCGGCTTAAGGAGAAGACTATATGGGAGCATACCAAGTTTCCCACTCGGATCCAGAACGTGGACCTGCTTCAGAACCGGGAACCCATGAAGAAGAAACCAAAGAGCAGGAAACGTAAACGGAGAAGAAACTCTAGGATGGGTTCCTCTAGGAGACGATCTGCTTCTGCTTCTGCTTCTGGCTCTGGTTCTGGTTCTTCTCCCTCTGAACCTGCTTCCTCTCCTGAGGCCGAGGAGAAGTTCGGCTTTAACTCGGGTTCAGACTTTACTCTGGAAGAGTTTGAGAAATACGCTCAGCATTTTAGAGAGGCTTACTTTGAGAAGAAAGACTCTGTTGGTGAAACAAAATTCACACCGTCTGTGGAGGATATCGAAGGCGAGTACTGGCGGATAGTTGAACAACCAACAGATGAAGTTGAG GTATATTATGGAGCTGACTTGGAGAACGTGGTACTTGGAAGCGGGTTTTACAAGAAAGGGGATAGAGATATGGATCAGTACGTAGTCTCTGGCTGGAACTTGAATAACTTACCGCGTCTCCCTGGCTCTGTTCTCTCTTTTGAGGATTGCAATATCTCTGGTGTTCTAGTCCCATGGCTCTATGTAGGAATGTGTTTTTCTTCATTTTGTTGG CATGTGGAGGACCATCATCTGTATTCACTAAATTATCATCACTTTGGGGAGCCAAAAGTATGGTATGGTGTTCCAGGAAGCAATGCAACCGCACTCGAGAAGGCGATGAGAAAACATCTACCTGATCTGTTTGAAGAACAGCCTGATCTACTTCACGGCCTG GTTACTCAATTTTCACCTTCAATTCTAAAAGATGAGGGAGTCCAGGTTTATCGTGTGGTTCAGAATGCAGGGGAGTATGTACTTACATTCCCGAGGGCGTATCATGCTGGATTCAACTGCGGTTTCAACTGTGCAGAAGCGGTTAATGTTGCTCCGGTTGATTGGTTGGCTCATGGACAGAACGCTGTGGAGCTATACAGTAAAGAGACGAGGAAGACCTCTCTCTCTCATGACAAACTTCTCCTCGGAGCAGCTTATGAAGCTGTAAAGGCTCTTTGGGAACTCTCAGCTTCTTCTGTTGGAAATGAAAGCACGACAAACTTGAGATGGAAGAGTTTCTGTGGGAAGAACGGAACACTTACCAACGCGGTCCAG GCTCGGTTACGTATGGAAGAGGAAAGACTTGCAGATATTGATAGGGAATCTTCGAGCTTGGTGAAGATGGAGAAGGACTTTGATTCAAACTGTGAAAGGGAATGCTTCTCATGCTTTTATGATTTGCATCTCTCTGCTTCTGGCTGCAAGTGCTCGCCTGATGAATACGCGTGTCTTAAACACTCGGACGATCTGTGTTCATGTGAAGAGAAGGATAGATTTGTCCTCCTCCGTTACACCATGGATGAGTTAAGCTCGTTGGTGAGAGCATTGGAAGGGGAATCAGATGATTTAAAGATATGGGCTTCCAAGGTGTTAGGTGTTCAACACAGTGATGAATATCAAAATAAGACAATTTCAGTTATCAAGGAGGAGGAGGACAAGAAGCTAAAGGAAGGTTCGTTTGATCTGAACATCGACTTGGAGTTGGATTGTCTGGAAAACCCTAAAGAAGAAGAAGTCAGCACCAGTGGCGAGATAAACACTTCAGAGAACTTTAGTGCATCGGTGGAGCCTATAAACCTCGGTTTCTTGATTTTTGGAAAGCTTTGGTGCAATAAGCATGCTATTTTGCCAAAAG GATTCACAAGTCGTGTCAAGTTCTACAACGTGCTTGATCCAACAAGAATGAGCTATTACATCTCTGAGGTTTTGGATGCAGGACTCATGGGCCCATTGTTCAGG GTTACTCTGGAAGAATCTCCAGACGAGAGCTTCTTCAATGTCTCGGCCCAACAATGCTGGGAGATGGTGTTGCAGCGAGTTAAACACACATCCACAAATCTTGGTCTTACTACTTTACCGCGGCTTGAAAGTATTAACGGGCTTCAAATGTTTGGTCTCCTCTCGCAGTCTACAGTTCAG GCCATTGAAGCTCTTGACCCAAACCATAGACTCATCGAGTACTGGAACCACAAGAACCAAACTCAATCTGAATCAAAAGATCACTTCATATCATCAAACTGCTCCGTGAGTCTTACCAAAGGAAAACTTTTCGGAGTGGATTTGATGTAA
- the LOC106344733 gene encoding protein LOL2, which translates to MQNQANRRGRYHFAELGTGGLRVICPQCHVPFTPHLGHLIAARLPCKNCKANLSYRSSTGGTVKCPCCSSWRPMPSLKSLVCGGCNATIIYQKDDRSVKCYPCKHITHPQETNDGDSSFYQFVPLQVNGVGPFEVNRVVPQTNPLIPHQVNRVFHPQTNRVNRRNRKANAETESTATSPFTVSYLLFPLQCTS; encoded by the exons ATGCAGAACCAAGCAAACAGACGAGGAAGATATCATTTTGCTGAGCTTGGAACAGGAGGACTAAGAGTCATCTGTCCACAATGTCACGTTCCATTCACACCTCATCTCG GGCATCTGATTGCAGCTAGGCTTCCATGTAAAAACTGTAAGGCTAATTTATCTTATAGAAGCAGCACAGGAGGAACAGTGAAATGTCCTTGTTGTAGTTCCTGGCGTCCTATGCCTAGTCTTAAATCTCTGGTCTGTGGTGGATGTAATGCAACAATCATATATCAAAAGGATGATCGATCTGTTAAATGTTATCCCTGCAAACACATCACACATCCACAG GAAACAAATGATGGGGATAGTTCATTTTACCAGTTTGTTCCTCTTCAGGTTAACGGGGTTGGTCCTTTTGAAG TTAACCGGGTTGTTCCTCAAACTAACCCCCTTATTCCCCATCAAGTTAACCGCGTTTTTCATCCTCAAACTAACCGGGTTAACCGGAGGAACCGTAAAGCTAATGCAGAAACTGAATCAACTGCAACTTCTCCTTTTACCGTGAGTTATCTTTTGTTTCCCTTGCAATGTACTAGCTAG
- the LOC106296079 gene encoding CTP synthase isoform X1 has protein sequence MKYVLVTGGVVSGLGKGVTASSIGVLLKACGLRVTSIKIDPYLNTDAGTMSPFEHGEVFVLDDGGEVDLDLGNYERFLDIKLTRDNNITTGKIYQHVIAKERKGDYLGKTVQVVPHITDAIQEWIERVAAIPVDGEEGPADICVIELGGTIGDIESAPFIEALGQFSYRVGTGNLCLVHVSLVPVLNVVGEQKTKPTQHSVRGLRGLGLIPDILACRSTKALEENVKEKLSQFCHVPLESIFTLYDVPNIWHIPLLLKDQKAHLAISKVLNLAGIVKEPSLEEWTSRAELCDNLHVPVRIAVVGKYTGLSDAYLSILKALLHASVACRKKLVVDWVPACDLEKETEKENPNAYKAAWKLLKGVDGVLVPGGFGDRGVEGKILAAKYARENKIPFLGICLGMQVAVIEFARSVLSLHDANSTEFKPDTKHPCIVFMPEGSRTHMGGTMRLGSRKSIFTVKDSKSAKLYGNKSSVDERHRHRYEVNPDMVERLEKAGLSFAAKDETGKRMEIVELPNHPFFIGAQFHPEYKSRPGKASPLFIGLIAASCGELDTVMNPASVHHLISNCPKSVFVNGTSKKAPNGMADVRYNNGYCNGLHSR, from the exons ATGAAATACGTGCTAGTAACAGGAGGTGTTGTGAGTGGATTAGGCAAAGGAGTAACCGCAAGTAGTATCGGTGTTCTCCTTAAAGCTTGTGGTCTCCGTGTTACTTCTATCAAAATCG ATCCTTATCTAAACACTGATGCTGGAACCATGTCTCCTTTTGAGCACGGTGAAGTCTTTGTTTTGGACGATGGTGGTGAG GTGGATCTTGATCTTGGAAACTACGAGAGGTTCTTAGATATCAAACTAACCAGAGATAATAACATCACTACTGGGAAAATTTACCAG CATGTGATTGCTAAAGAAAGGAAAGGAGATTATTTGGGAAAGACTGTTCAG GTAGTTCCTCATATCACTGATGCAATTCAAGAGTGGATAGAGAGAGTTGCTGCCATCCCTGTTGATGGAGAGGAGGGTCCTGCTGATATTTGCGTTATCGAATTAGGAGGAACTATAG GTGATATTGAATCCGCACCTTTTATTGAGGCACTTGGCCAATTCTCTTATCGTGTAG GCACAGGGAATTTGTGTCTGGTCCACGTCAGCCTCGTGCCTGTGCTTAATGTTGTTGGTGAACAG AAAACTAAACCGACACAACATAGCGTCCGGGGGCTACGAGGCTTGGGCTTGATACCTGATATCTTAGCTTGTCGGAGCACAAAG GCACTTGAGGAGAATGTGAAAGAAAAGCTATCTCAGTTTTGCCATGTCCCG CTTGAGTCTATCTTCACTCTCTATGATGTTCCCAACATTTGGCACATTCCTCTGTTGCTTAAG GATCAGAAGGCTCACTTGGCAATCTCGAAAGTGCTCAATCTTGCTGG TATTGTTAAAGAACCATCTCTAGAGGAATGGACTTCAAGAGCCGAGTTATGTGACAACTTACATGTACCG GTGAGAATCGCTGTTGTGGGGAAGTATACAGGCCTCTCTGATGCCTATCTCTCCATCTTGAAG GCTCTCTTACATGCTTCTGTCGCTTGTCGCAAAAAGCTCGTAGTTGACTGGGTTCCAGCTTGTGATCTCGAAAAAGAAACTGAGAAAGAG AATCCAAATGCGTATAAAGCTGCTTGGAAGTTGCTGAAG GGTGTAGATGGAGTTCTTGTACCTGGAGGTTTTGGTGACAGGGGAGTGGAAGGAAAGATTCTTGCTGCAAAATACGCTCGTGAAAACAAAATCCCTTTCCTCGGTATCTGCCTAGGGATGCAGGTCGCTGTCATCGAGTTTGCACGATCAGTTCTCAGCTTGCACGACGCAAACAGCACAGAGTTCAAGCCTGACACTAAACATCCGTGCATCGTATTCATGCCTGAG GGCTCAAGAACTCATATGGGAGGCACTATGCGCTTAGGATCAAGAAAATCCATCTTCACAGTCAAAGACAGCAAATCTGCTAAACT TTACGGGAACAAAAGCTCTGTGGATGAAAGGCATCGCCATAGATACGAG GTGAATCCTGATATGGTTGAGCGGCTAGAGAAGGCAGGTCTCTCTTTTGCTGCCAAAGATGAAACTGGCAAACGCATGGAG ATTGTTGAACTTCCAAACCATCCTTTCTTCATTGGTGCTCAGTTCCACCCAGAGTACAAATCCAGACCCGGCAAAGCTTCTCCTCTCTTCATAG GACTCATTGCAGCATCGTGTGGTGAGCTAGACACAGTCATGAATCCAGCTTCTGTTCATCATCTGATTAGTAACTGTCCGAAAAGCGTTTTCGTCAATGGAACCTCCAAGAAAGCTCCCAATGGCATGGCTGATGTAAGATACAATAACGGATACTGCAACGGCCTCCACTCTAGATAG
- the LOC106296079 gene encoding CTP synthase isoform X2 produces the protein MKYVLVTGGVVSGLGKGVTASSIGVLLKACGLRVTSIKIDPYLNTDAGTMSPFEHGEVFVLDDGGEHVIAKERKGDYLGKTVQVVPHITDAIQEWIERVAAIPVDGEEGPADICVIELGGTIGDIESAPFIEALGQFSYRVGTGNLCLVHVSLVPVLNVVGEQKTKPTQHSVRGLRGLGLIPDILACRSTKALEENVKEKLSQFCHVPLESIFTLYDVPNIWHIPLLLKDQKAHLAISKVLNLAGIVKEPSLEEWTSRAELCDNLHVPVRIAVVGKYTGLSDAYLSILKALLHASVACRKKLVVDWVPACDLEKETEKENPNAYKAAWKLLKGVDGVLVPGGFGDRGVEGKILAAKYARENKIPFLGICLGMQVAVIEFARSVLSLHDANSTEFKPDTKHPCIVFMPEGSRTHMGGTMRLGSRKSIFTVKDSKSAKLYGNKSSVDERHRHRYEVNPDMVERLEKAGLSFAAKDETGKRMEIVELPNHPFFIGAQFHPEYKSRPGKASPLFIGLIAASCGELDTVMNPASVHHLISNCPKSVFVNGTSKKAPNGMADVRYNNGYCNGLHSR, from the exons ATGAAATACGTGCTAGTAACAGGAGGTGTTGTGAGTGGATTAGGCAAAGGAGTAACCGCAAGTAGTATCGGTGTTCTCCTTAAAGCTTGTGGTCTCCGTGTTACTTCTATCAAAATCG ATCCTTATCTAAACACTGATGCTGGAACCATGTCTCCTTTTGAGCACGGTGAAGTCTTTGTTTTGGACGATGGTGGTGAG CATGTGATTGCTAAAGAAAGGAAAGGAGATTATTTGGGAAAGACTGTTCAG GTAGTTCCTCATATCACTGATGCAATTCAAGAGTGGATAGAGAGAGTTGCTGCCATCCCTGTTGATGGAGAGGAGGGTCCTGCTGATATTTGCGTTATCGAATTAGGAGGAACTATAG GTGATATTGAATCCGCACCTTTTATTGAGGCACTTGGCCAATTCTCTTATCGTGTAG GCACAGGGAATTTGTGTCTGGTCCACGTCAGCCTCGTGCCTGTGCTTAATGTTGTTGGTGAACAG AAAACTAAACCGACACAACATAGCGTCCGGGGGCTACGAGGCTTGGGCTTGATACCTGATATCTTAGCTTGTCGGAGCACAAAG GCACTTGAGGAGAATGTGAAAGAAAAGCTATCTCAGTTTTGCCATGTCCCG CTTGAGTCTATCTTCACTCTCTATGATGTTCCCAACATTTGGCACATTCCTCTGTTGCTTAAG GATCAGAAGGCTCACTTGGCAATCTCGAAAGTGCTCAATCTTGCTGG TATTGTTAAAGAACCATCTCTAGAGGAATGGACTTCAAGAGCCGAGTTATGTGACAACTTACATGTACCG GTGAGAATCGCTGTTGTGGGGAAGTATACAGGCCTCTCTGATGCCTATCTCTCCATCTTGAAG GCTCTCTTACATGCTTCTGTCGCTTGTCGCAAAAAGCTCGTAGTTGACTGGGTTCCAGCTTGTGATCTCGAAAAAGAAACTGAGAAAGAG AATCCAAATGCGTATAAAGCTGCTTGGAAGTTGCTGAAG GGTGTAGATGGAGTTCTTGTACCTGGAGGTTTTGGTGACAGGGGAGTGGAAGGAAAGATTCTTGCTGCAAAATACGCTCGTGAAAACAAAATCCCTTTCCTCGGTATCTGCCTAGGGATGCAGGTCGCTGTCATCGAGTTTGCACGATCAGTTCTCAGCTTGCACGACGCAAACAGCACAGAGTTCAAGCCTGACACTAAACATCCGTGCATCGTATTCATGCCTGAG GGCTCAAGAACTCATATGGGAGGCACTATGCGCTTAGGATCAAGAAAATCCATCTTCACAGTCAAAGACAGCAAATCTGCTAAACT TTACGGGAACAAAAGCTCTGTGGATGAAAGGCATCGCCATAGATACGAG GTGAATCCTGATATGGTTGAGCGGCTAGAGAAGGCAGGTCTCTCTTTTGCTGCCAAAGATGAAACTGGCAAACGCATGGAG ATTGTTGAACTTCCAAACCATCCTTTCTTCATTGGTGCTCAGTTCCACCCAGAGTACAAATCCAGACCCGGCAAAGCTTCTCCTCTCTTCATAG GACTCATTGCAGCATCGTGTGGTGAGCTAGACACAGTCATGAATCCAGCTTCTGTTCATCATCTGATTAGTAACTGTCCGAAAAGCGTTTTCGTCAATGGAACCTCCAAGAAAGCTCCCAATGGCATGGCTGATGTAAGATACAATAACGGATACTGCAACGGCCTCCACTCTAGATAG